ATTACTTAAATTAATAAAATAATCATTAATTAAGTAAGTAGTCTACTATTTTTTAGATAATTGTCAATAATTCTAGTAAAAATAATGTAATTAAATGTAATTTAGTAAAAAAAGAGTATACGAATAATCAAATTGGATTATTTAATTAAAATATCCCATTTCTTATTCATAGTAGTTAAATTTAAATTTTATTTTATAGTCTTAAGGAGCTAATTTAACATCTGGACGAATATGTAACACAACGTCGCCGTTTCTAGTTACACTCCATTCAATTAAACTAGTTTCATCCATTTCAAATTTATTAATTATCTCTTTTGGTATTTCTGTTTTACCATTATGCATTTTTGTTATTTCAATATCAGCCATTATTTCACCGATTTAAATTCTCTTTATCAAAATATTTAAAAGTAACCATTAAGGGTATATGATTAATATTATTATTAAACAGAATAATGATTATTACTTCTTTTAATACTTATTAACTTTATATAATTTTTAATTTAAATTATTAATTAAGGGATATTAAATTATAAATTTTTTTAACAAGGGCTATTAAAATAAAATCATGATATTATTATAAGAGGAAATTTATATGAGAATATGTTTATACGGTGCTGGTAGTGCTAAGTTAAACAAGAAATATTTAGATGTTGGATACCAGTTAGGAGAAAGATTAGCTCAAGAAAATCATACCCTAGTATTTGGCGCAGGAAATAATGGAATGATGGGCGCTGTAGCAAGAGGTATGCATGATAATAATGGTAAAATAATTGGAATAGCTCCTGATTGGATGGATAAGTTTGAGGAGTTATATGATTATTGTGATAAATTAATATCTACTTCCACTATGGATGAAAGAAAAAGGCTATTTCTCACAAATTCAGACTTGTTTATAATAGCACCTGGTGGAATAGGTACATTAGATGAATTTTTTCAGATAATAACATTAAAAAAACTGGAAAAACATGAAAAACCAATCATAATGTTTAATATTGATGGATATTATGATGTATTACTGGATATGATGAGTCACATGAAAAAAGAAAAGACTATATCTGAGAATGATACAAAATTATATGAAGTTGCAACATCAATAGATGAAATATTAAATTATATTAATACAGATTAATTATTAAAAATATAGGAGTTGAAATATGAAGAAGTATCAAGTAGTATTATTAATTAGTATTATCTTTATATCATTCACTGCTCAAGGAGTGAGTGCTACATCAGTTTTTCTTACATCAGATCATGTAGGTTCACAGGATAATGATAT
This genomic interval from Candidatus Methanosphaera massiliense contains the following:
- a CDS encoding LOG family protein yields the protein MRICLYGAGSAKLNKKYLDVGYQLGERLAQENHTLVFGAGNNGMMGAVARGMHDNNGKIIGIAPDWMDKFEELYDYCDKLISTSTMDERKRLFLTNSDLFIIAPGGIGTLDEFFQIITLKKLEKHEKPIIMFNIDGYYDVLLDMMSHMKKEKTISENDTKLYEVATSIDEILNYINTD